The following are from one region of the Mustela lutreola isolate mMusLut2 chromosome 9, mMusLut2.pri, whole genome shotgun sequence genome:
- the MYH7B gene encoding myosin-7B isoform X1, translated as MMDVSELGESARYLRQNYQDLMKVHTVPWDGKKRVWVPDEQDAYVEAEIKSEATGGRVNVETKDQKVLMVREAELQPMNPPRFDLLEDMAMMTHLNEAAVLHNLRQRYARWMIYTYSGLFCVTINPYKWLPVYTASVVAAYKGKRRSEAPPHIYAVADNAYNDMLRNRENQSMLITGESGAGKTVNTKRVIQYFAIVAALGDGPGKKAQFPATKTGGTLEDQIIEANPAMEAFGNAKTLRNDNSSRFGKFIRIHFGPSGKLASADIDSYLLEKSRVIFQLPGERGYHVYYQILSGKKPELQDMLLLSMNPYDYHFCSQGVITVDNMDDGEELMATDHAMDILGFSVDEKCACYKIVGALLHFGNMKFKQKQREEQAEADGTESADKAAYLMGVSSGDLLKGLLHPRVRVGNEYVTKGQSVEQVVFAVGALAKATYDRLFRWLVSRINQTLDTKLPRQFFIGVLDIAGFEIFEFNSFEQLCINFTNEKLQQFFNQHMFVLEQEEYKREGIDWVFIDFGLDLQPCIDLIEKPLGILSILEEECMFPKASDASFRAKLYDNHAGKSPNFQQPRPDKKRKYQAHFEVVHYAGVVPYSIVGWLEKNKDPLNETVVPIFQKSQNKLLATLYENYAGSCSTEPPKSGVKEKRKKAASFQTVSQLHKENLNKLMTNLRATQPHFVRCIVPNENKTPGVMDAFLVLHQLRCNGVLEGIRICRQGFPNRLLYADFRQRYRILNPGAIPDDTFMDSRKATEKLLGSLDIDHTQYQFGHTKVFFKAGLLGVLEELRDQRLAKVLTLLQARSRGRLMRLEYQRLLGGRDALFTIQWNIRAFNAVKNWSWMKLFFKMKPLLRSAQAEEELAALRAELRGLRGALAAAEAKRQELEETHVSVTQEKNDLALQLQAEQENLADAEERCHLLIKSKVQLEAKVKELSERLEDEEEVNADLAARRRKLEDECTELKKDIDDLELTLAKAEKEKQATENKVKNLTEEMAALDESVARLTKEKKALQEAHQQALGDLQAEEDRVSALAKAKLRLEQQVEDLECSLEQEKKLRMDTERARRKLEGDLKLTQESVTDAAQDKQQLEEKLKKKDSELSQLNLRVEDEQLLGAQLQKKIKELQARAEELEEELEAERAARARVEKQRAEAARELEELSERLEEAGGASAGQREGCRKREAELGRLRRELEEAALRHEATVAALRRKQAESAAELGEQVDSLQRVRQKLEKEKSELRMEVDDLGANVETLARSKASAEKLCRTYEDQLSEAKIKVEELQRQLADASTQRGRLQTESGELSRLLEEKESLISQLSRGKASATQSLEELRRQLEEESKAKSALAHAVQALRHDCDLLREQHEEEVEAQAELQRLLSKANAEVAQWRSKYEADAIQRTEELEEAKKKLALRLQEAEEGVEAAHAKCSSLEKAKLRLQTESEDVTLELERATSAAAALDKKQRHLERALEERRRQEEEMQRELEAAQREARSLGTELFRLRHSHEEALEALETLKRENKNLQEEISDLTDQVSLSGKSIQELEKAKKALEGEKSELQAALEEAEGALELEETKTLRIQLELSQVKAEVDRKLAEKDEECTNLRRNHQRAVESLQASLDAETRARNEALRLKKKMEGDLNDLELQLGHATRQAMEAQAATRLLQAQLKEEQAGRDEEQRLAAELREQAQALERRAALLAAELEELRAALEQGERSRRLAEQELLEATERLNLLHSQNTGLLNQKKKLEVDLTQLSGEVEEAAQERREAEEKAKKAITDAAMMAEELKKEQDTSAHLERMKKTLEQTVRELQARLEEAEQAALRGGKKQVQKLEAKVRELEAELDAEQKKHAEALKGVRKHERRVKELAYQAEEDRKNLARMQDLVDKLQSKVKSYKRQFEEAEQQASTNLAKYRKAQHELDDAEERADMAETQANKLRARTRDALGPKHKE; from the exons ATGATGGATGTCAGTGAACTTGGGGAGTCTGCCCGGTACCTCCGCCAGAACTACCAGGACCTGATGAAGGTGCACACTGTCCCATGGGATG GGAAGAAGAGGGTCTGGGTACCAGATGAACAGGATGCCTATGTGGAGGCCGAGATCAAGTCGGAGGCTACTGGGGGCAGAGTCAATGTGGAGACCAAAGACCAAAAG GTGCTGATGGTGCGCGAAGCAGAGCTGCAGCCCATGAACCCGCCCCGCTTCGACTTGTTGGAGGACATGGCCATGATGACGCACCTCAACGAGGCGGCAGTGCTGCACAACCTGCGCCAGCGTTATGCTCGCTGGATGATCTAC ACGTACTCGGGCCTCTTCTGTGTCACCATCAACCCCTACAAATGGCTCCCGGTGTACACGGCCTCCGTAGTGGCTGCTTACAAGGGAAAGCGCCGCTCGGAGGCCCCACCCCACATATATGCAGTGGCAGATAACGCCTACAATGACATGCTGCGCA ACCGAGAGAACCAGTCCATGCTGATCAC CGGAGAGTCGGGGGCCGGTAAGACGGTTAACACCAAGCGGGTCATTCAGTACTTTGCCATCGTCGCTGCCCTGGGAGACGGGCCGGGCAAGAAGGCC CAATTTCCGGCCACGAAGACTGGG GGCACCCTCGAGGATCAAATCATCGAGGCTAACCCTGCCATGGAGGCTTTTGGCAACGCCAAGACCCTGCGGAATGACAACTCATCCCGCTTT GGCAAGTTCATCCGTATTCACTTCGGCCCCTCTGGGAAGCTGGCATCCGCCGATATTGACAGCT ATCTCCTGGAGAAGTCGCGAGTGATCTTCCAGCTGCCCGGGGAGCGAGGCTACCACGTCTACTACCAGATCCTCTCTGGAAAGAAGCCAGAGCTACAGG ATATGCTGCTTCTGTCTATGAACCCCTACGACTACCACTTCTGCAGCCAGGGGGTCATCACTGTGGACAATATGGATGATGGGGAAGAGCTCATGGCCACTGAC CACGCCATGGACATCCTGGGCTTCAGCGTGGATGAGAAGTGCGCCTGCTACAAGATCGTGGGGGCCCTCCTGCACTTTGGCAACATGAAGTTCAAGCAGAAACAGCGGGAGGAGCAGGCCGAGGCTGACGGCACTGAGA GTGCTGACAAGGCTGCCTACCTGATGGGGGTCAGCAGTGGGGACCTCCTCAAGGGCCTTCTGCACCCCCGAGTTCGTGTAGGGAATGAGTATGTGACCAAGGGCCAGAGTGTGGAGCAG GTGGTGTTTGCTGTGGGGGCGCTGGCCAAGGCCACCTACGACCGGCTGTTCCGCTGGCTGGTATCGCGGATCAACCAGACCCTAGACACCAAGCTGCCCCGGCAGTTCTTCATTGGGGTCCTGGACATCGCCGGCTTCGAGATCTTTGAG TTCAACAGCTTCGAGCAGCTGTGCATCAACTTCACCAATGAGAAGCTGCAGCAGTTCTTCAACCAGCACATGTTTGTGCTGGAGCAGGAGGAGTACAAGCGCGAGGGCATCGACTGGGTCTTCATCGACTTTGGCTTGGACCTGCAGCCCTGCATTGACCTCATCGAGAAG CCACTGGGCATCCTGTCCATCCTGGAGGAGGAATGCATGTTCCCCAAGGCCTCAGATGCCAGCTTCCGGGCTAAGCTCTACGATAATCATGCGGGGAAGTCACCCAATTTCCAGCAGCCACGGCCTGACAAGAAACGCAAATACCAGGCCCACTTTGAGGTGGTCCACTATGCGGGCGTG GTGCCTTACAGCATCGTGGGCTGGCTGGAGAAAAACAAGGACCCACTGAATGAGACGGTGGTCCCTATCTTCCAAAAGTCGCAAAACAAGCTCTTGGCTACCCTCTATGAGAATTATGCAGGCTCCTGCTCCA CCGAGCCCCCCAAATCTGGGGTGAAAGAGAAGCGTAAGAAGGCAGCATCTTTCCAGACGGTGTCCCAGCTGCACAAG GAGAATCTCAACAAGCTGATGACCAACCTGCGGGCCACACAGCCCCACTTTGTCCGTTGCATTGTCCCCAATGAGAACAAGACCCCAG GGGTCATGGATGCCTTCTTGGTACTACACCAGCTGCGCTGCAACGGGGTTCTGGAGGGGATCCGGATCTGTCGCCAGGGCTTCCCCAACAGGCTGCTCTATGCGGACTTCCGGCAGCG GTACCGTATCCTGAACCCCGGTGCCATCCCAGACGACACCTTCATGGACAGCAGGAAGGCCACAGAGAAGCTCCTGGGCTCCCTGGACATTGACCACACGCAGTACCAGTTTGGTCACACCAAG gtgTTCTTCAAAGCTGGGCTTCTCGGGGTCCTGGAGGAGCTTCGTGACCAGCGTCTGGCCAAGGTTCTGACGCTGCTGCAGGCCCGGAGTCGGGGCCGCCTCATGCGCCTGGAGTACCAGCGCCTGCTGGGCGGCAG GGACGCCTTGTTCACCATCCAGTGGAATATCCGTGCCTTCAACGCTGTCAAGAACTGGTCCTGGATGAAGCTCTTCTTCAAGATGAAGCCGCTGCTGCGCTCAGCACAGGCCGAGGAGGAGCTGGCCGCCCTGCGGGCCGAGCTGCGGGGGCTCCGCGGGGCTCTGGCTGCTGCCGAGGCCAAGcgccaggagctggaggagacCCACGTCAGTGTCACCCAGGAGAAGAATGACCTGGCCCTGCAGCTGCAGgca GAGCAAGAAAACTTGGCGGACGCGGAGGAGCGCTGCCACCTGCTGATCAAGTCCAAGGTGCAGCTCGAGGCGAAGGTGAAGGAGCTGAGCGAGAGGctggaggacgaggaggaggtgAACGCCGACCTGGCCGCCCGCCGGCGCAAGCTGGAAGACGAGTGCACAGAGCTCAAAAAGGACATTGATGACCTGGAGCTGACGTTGGCCAAGGccgagaaggagaagcaagccaCGGAGAACAAG GTGAAGAACCTGACGGAAGAGATGGCAGCCCTGGACGAGTCGGTGGCCCGACTCACCAAGGAGAAGAAGGCGTTGCAGGAGGCCCACCAGCAGGCCCTGGGCGACCTGCAGGCCGAGGAGGACCGTGTGAGCGCTCTGGCCAAGGCCAAGCTCCGGCTGGAGCAGCAAGTGGAAGAT ttggAGTGCTCCCTGGAGCAAGAGAAGAAGCTGCGCATGGACACAGAGCGGGCGAGGCGCAAGCTCGAGGGTGACCTCAAGCTGACGCAGGAGTCAGTGACGGATGCCGCCCAGGACAAGCAGCAGCTGGAGGAGAAGCTCAAGAA GAAGGACTCGGAGCTGAGTCAGCTGAACCTGCGGGTAGAGGATGAGCAGCTCCTCGGGGCACAGCTACAGAAGAAGATCAAGGAACTGCAG GCTCGGGCAGAGGAGCTAGAAGAGGAGCTGGAGGCGGAGCGGGCGGCCCGGGCCCGCGTGGAGAAGCAGCGGGCAGAGGCGGCCCGGGAGCTGGAGGAGCTGAGCGAGCGGCTGGAGGAGGCCGGCGGGGCATCGGCGGGGCAGCGGGAGGGGTGCCGCAAGCGCGAGGCCGAGCTGGGCCGGCTGCGGCGGGAACTGGAGGAGGCGGCACTGCGGCACGAGGCCACCGTGGCTGCCCTGCGCCGCAAGCAGGCCGAGAGCGCTGCCGAGCTGGGCGAGCAGGTGGACAGTCTGCAGCGCGTGCggcagaagctggaaaaggagaAGAGCGAGCTGCGCATGGAGGTGGATGATCTGGGCGCCAATGTGGAGACTCTGGCCCGCAGCAAG GCCAGCGCAGAGAAGCTTTGCCGCACCTATGAGGATCAGCTGAGTgaggccaagatcaaggtggaGGAGCTGCAGCGGCAGCTGGCAGATGCGAGCACTCAGCGTGGGAGGCTGCAGACTGAGAGCG GGGAGCTGAGCCGCCTGCTTGAGGAGAAGGAGTCTCTGATTAGCCAGCTGAGCCGGGGCAAGGCCTCGGCCACCCAGAGCCTGGAGGAACTGCGgaggcagctggaggaggagagcaAG GCCAAGAGTGCGCTGGCTCATGCCGTACAGGCTTTGCGGCATGACTGTGACCTCTTGCGGGAGCAGCATGAGGAGGAAGTAGAGGCCCAGGCCGAGCTGCAGCGGCTGCTGTCCAAGGCCAATGCTGAGGTGGCCCAGTGGAGGAGCAAGTACGAGGCAGATGCCATCCAGAGGACCGAGGAGTTGGAGGAGGCCAA AAAGAAGCTGGCCCTGCGGCTGcaggaagcagaggagggagtGGAGGCTGCTCACGCCAAGTGCTCCTCCCTGGAGAAGGCCAAGCTGCGACTGCAGACGGAGTCAGAGGACGTGACCCTAGAGCTGGAACGGGCCACCTCAGCGGCGGCCGCGCTGGACAAGAAGCAGCGGCATTTGGAGCGGGCGCTGGAGGAGCGGCGGCGGCAGGAGGAGGAGATGCAGCGGGAGCTGGAGGCTGCCCAGAGGGAGGCCCGCAGCCTGGGCACTGAGCTCTTCCGGCTGCGACACAGCCACGAGGAGGCGCTCGAGGCCCTGGAGACGCTTAAGCGGGAGAACAAGAACCTGCAGG AGGAGATCAGTGACCTCACAGACCAGGTCAGCCTTAGCGGGAAGAGCATCCAGGAACTGGAGAAAGCCAAAAAGGCTCTGGAAGGGGAGAAGAGTGAGCTCCAGGCCgcactggaggaggctgag GGAGCCCTGGAGCTGGAGGAGACCAAGACTCTGAGGATCCAGCTGGAGCTGTCCCAGGTCAAGGCTGAGGTGGACCGGAAACTGGCTGAGAAGGATGAGGAATGCACTAACTTGAG GCGGAACCACCAGCGGGCCGTGGAGTCCCTGCAGGCCTCCCTGGATGCAGAGACAAGGGCCCGCAACGAGGCGCTGCGGCTCAAGAAGAAGATGGAGGGTGACCTCAACGACCTCGAGCTGCAGCTGGGCCATGCCACCCGCCAGGCCATGGAGGCGCAGGCAGCCACGCGGCTGCTGCAGGCCCAGCTCAAGGAGGAGCAGGCGGGGAGAGACGAGGAGCAGCGGCTGGCGGCAGAGCTCCGAGAGCAGGCGCAGGCTCTGGAGCGGCGGGCTGCGCTGCTGGCCGCGGAGCTGGAGGAGCTGCGGGCCGCGCTGGAGCAGGGCGAGCGCAGCCGGCGACTGGCGGAGCAGGAGCTGCTCGAGGCCACCGAGCGTCTTAATCTCCTACACTCAcag aACACAGGCCTCCTGAACCAGAAGAAGAAGCTAGAAGTGGATCTGACCCAGCTGAGCGGGGAGGTGGAGGAGGCTGCCCAGGAGAGGCGGGAAGCTGAGGAGAAGGCCAAAAAGGCCATCACTGAT GCGGCCATGATGGCTGAGGAGCTGAAAAAGGAGCAGGACACGAGTGCACACCTGGAAAGGATGAAGAAGACGCTGGAGCAGACGGTGCGGGAGCTCCAGGCCCGGCTTGAGGAGGCCGAGCAAGCTGCCCTCCGTGGCGGGAAGAAGCAGGTGCAGAAGCTGGAGGCTAAG GTGCGGGAGCTGGAAGCCGAGCTGGATGCAGAGCAGAAGAAGCACGCCGAGGCCCTCAAAGGGGTGCGGAAACACGAGCGCCGGGTCAAGGAGCTCGCATACCAG GCTGAGGAGGACAGGAAGAACCTGGCTCGCATGCAGGACCTGGTGGACAAGCTGCAGAGCAAGGTCAAGAGCTACAAACGCCAGTTCGAGGAGGCG gaacagcaggccagtacCAACCTGGCCAAGTACCGCAAGGCCCAGCATGAGCTGGACGACGCAGAGGAGCGGGCAGACATGGCAGAAACCCAGGCGAACAAGCTGCGGGCACGGACCCGGGATGCCCTAGGGCCCAAG CACAAGGAGTGA
- the MYH7B gene encoding myosin-7B isoform X3, which translates to MGMQQLIPGQRRSQFPATKTGGTLEDQIIEANPAMEAFGNAKTLRNDNSSRFGKFIRIHFGPSGKLASADIDSYLLEKSRVIFQLPGERGYHVYYQILSGKKPELQDMLLLSMNPYDYHFCSQGVITVDNMDDGEELMATDHAMDILGFSVDEKCACYKIVGALLHFGNMKFKQKQREEQAEADGTESADKAAYLMGVSSGDLLKGLLHPRVRVGNEYVTKGQSVEQVVFAVGALAKATYDRLFRWLVSRINQTLDTKLPRQFFIGVLDIAGFEIFEFNSFEQLCINFTNEKLQQFFNQHMFVLEQEEYKREGIDWVFIDFGLDLQPCIDLIEKPLGILSILEEECMFPKASDASFRAKLYDNHAGKSPNFQQPRPDKKRKYQAHFEVVHYAGVVPYSIVGWLEKNKDPLNETVVPIFQKSQNKLLATLYENYAGSCSTEPPKSGVKEKRKKAASFQTVSQLHKENLNKLMTNLRATQPHFVRCIVPNENKTPGVMDAFLVLHQLRCNGVLEGIRICRQGFPNRLLYADFRQRYRILNPGAIPDDTFMDSRKATEKLLGSLDIDHTQYQFGHTKVFFKAGLLGVLEELRDQRLAKVLTLLQARSRGRLMRLEYQRLLGGRDALFTIQWNIRAFNAVKNWSWMKLFFKMKPLLRSAQAEEELAALRAELRGLRGALAAAEAKRQELEETHVSVTQEKNDLALQLQAEQENLADAEERCHLLIKSKVQLEAKVKELSERLEDEEEVNADLAARRRKLEDECTELKKDIDDLELTLAKAEKEKQATENKVKNLTEEMAALDESVARLTKEKKALQEAHQQALGDLQAEEDRVSALAKAKLRLEQQVEDLECSLEQEKKLRMDTERARRKLEGDLKLTQESVTDAAQDKQQLEEKLKKKDSELSQLNLRVEDEQLLGAQLQKKIKELQARAEELEEELEAERAARARVEKQRAEAARELEELSERLEEAGGASAGQREGCRKREAELGRLRRELEEAALRHEATVAALRRKQAESAAELGEQVDSLQRVRQKLEKEKSELRMEVDDLGANVETLARSKASAEKLCRTYEDQLSEAKIKVEELQRQLADASTQRGRLQTESGELSRLLEEKESLISQLSRGKASATQSLEELRRQLEEESKAKSALAHAVQALRHDCDLLREQHEEEVEAQAELQRLLSKANAEVAQWRSKYEADAIQRTEELEEAKKKLALRLQEAEEGVEAAHAKCSSLEKAKLRLQTESEDVTLELERATSAAAALDKKQRHLERALEERRRQEEEMQRELEAAQREARSLGTELFRLRHSHEEALEALETLKRENKNLQEEISDLTDQVSLSGKSIQELEKAKKALEGEKSELQAALEEAEGALELEETKTLRIQLELSQVKAEVDRKLAEKDEECTNLRRNHQRAVESLQASLDAETRARNEALRLKKKMEGDLNDLELQLGHATRQAMEAQAATRLLQAQLKEEQAGRDEEQRLAAELREQAQALERRAALLAAELEELRAALEQGERSRRLAEQELLEATERLNLLHSQNTGLLNQKKKLEVDLTQLSGEVEEAAQERREAEEKAKKAITDAAMMAEELKKEQDTSAHLERMKKTLEQTVRELQARLEEAEQAALRGGKKQVQKLEAKVRELEAELDAEQKKHAEALKGVRKHERRVKELAYQAEEDRKNLARMQDLVDKLQSKVKSYKRQFEEAEQQASTNLAKYRKAQHELDDAEERADMAETQANKLRARTRDALGPKHKE; encoded by the exons ATGGGGATGCAGCAGCTCATCCCAGGACAAAGGAGAAGT CAATTTCCGGCCACGAAGACTGGG GGCACCCTCGAGGATCAAATCATCGAGGCTAACCCTGCCATGGAGGCTTTTGGCAACGCCAAGACCCTGCGGAATGACAACTCATCCCGCTTT GGCAAGTTCATCCGTATTCACTTCGGCCCCTCTGGGAAGCTGGCATCCGCCGATATTGACAGCT ATCTCCTGGAGAAGTCGCGAGTGATCTTCCAGCTGCCCGGGGAGCGAGGCTACCACGTCTACTACCAGATCCTCTCTGGAAAGAAGCCAGAGCTACAGG ATATGCTGCTTCTGTCTATGAACCCCTACGACTACCACTTCTGCAGCCAGGGGGTCATCACTGTGGACAATATGGATGATGGGGAAGAGCTCATGGCCACTGAC CACGCCATGGACATCCTGGGCTTCAGCGTGGATGAGAAGTGCGCCTGCTACAAGATCGTGGGGGCCCTCCTGCACTTTGGCAACATGAAGTTCAAGCAGAAACAGCGGGAGGAGCAGGCCGAGGCTGACGGCACTGAGA GTGCTGACAAGGCTGCCTACCTGATGGGGGTCAGCAGTGGGGACCTCCTCAAGGGCCTTCTGCACCCCCGAGTTCGTGTAGGGAATGAGTATGTGACCAAGGGCCAGAGTGTGGAGCAG GTGGTGTTTGCTGTGGGGGCGCTGGCCAAGGCCACCTACGACCGGCTGTTCCGCTGGCTGGTATCGCGGATCAACCAGACCCTAGACACCAAGCTGCCCCGGCAGTTCTTCATTGGGGTCCTGGACATCGCCGGCTTCGAGATCTTTGAG TTCAACAGCTTCGAGCAGCTGTGCATCAACTTCACCAATGAGAAGCTGCAGCAGTTCTTCAACCAGCACATGTTTGTGCTGGAGCAGGAGGAGTACAAGCGCGAGGGCATCGACTGGGTCTTCATCGACTTTGGCTTGGACCTGCAGCCCTGCATTGACCTCATCGAGAAG CCACTGGGCATCCTGTCCATCCTGGAGGAGGAATGCATGTTCCCCAAGGCCTCAGATGCCAGCTTCCGGGCTAAGCTCTACGATAATCATGCGGGGAAGTCACCCAATTTCCAGCAGCCACGGCCTGACAAGAAACGCAAATACCAGGCCCACTTTGAGGTGGTCCACTATGCGGGCGTG GTGCCTTACAGCATCGTGGGCTGGCTGGAGAAAAACAAGGACCCACTGAATGAGACGGTGGTCCCTATCTTCCAAAAGTCGCAAAACAAGCTCTTGGCTACCCTCTATGAGAATTATGCAGGCTCCTGCTCCA CCGAGCCCCCCAAATCTGGGGTGAAAGAGAAGCGTAAGAAGGCAGCATCTTTCCAGACGGTGTCCCAGCTGCACAAG GAGAATCTCAACAAGCTGATGACCAACCTGCGGGCCACACAGCCCCACTTTGTCCGTTGCATTGTCCCCAATGAGAACAAGACCCCAG GGGTCATGGATGCCTTCTTGGTACTACACCAGCTGCGCTGCAACGGGGTTCTGGAGGGGATCCGGATCTGTCGCCAGGGCTTCCCCAACAGGCTGCTCTATGCGGACTTCCGGCAGCG GTACCGTATCCTGAACCCCGGTGCCATCCCAGACGACACCTTCATGGACAGCAGGAAGGCCACAGAGAAGCTCCTGGGCTCCCTGGACATTGACCACACGCAGTACCAGTTTGGTCACACCAAG gtgTTCTTCAAAGCTGGGCTTCTCGGGGTCCTGGAGGAGCTTCGTGACCAGCGTCTGGCCAAGGTTCTGACGCTGCTGCAGGCCCGGAGTCGGGGCCGCCTCATGCGCCTGGAGTACCAGCGCCTGCTGGGCGGCAG GGACGCCTTGTTCACCATCCAGTGGAATATCCGTGCCTTCAACGCTGTCAAGAACTGGTCCTGGATGAAGCTCTTCTTCAAGATGAAGCCGCTGCTGCGCTCAGCACAGGCCGAGGAGGAGCTGGCCGCCCTGCGGGCCGAGCTGCGGGGGCTCCGCGGGGCTCTGGCTGCTGCCGAGGCCAAGcgccaggagctggaggagacCCACGTCAGTGTCACCCAGGAGAAGAATGACCTGGCCCTGCAGCTGCAGgca GAGCAAGAAAACTTGGCGGACGCGGAGGAGCGCTGCCACCTGCTGATCAAGTCCAAGGTGCAGCTCGAGGCGAAGGTGAAGGAGCTGAGCGAGAGGctggaggacgaggaggaggtgAACGCCGACCTGGCCGCCCGCCGGCGCAAGCTGGAAGACGAGTGCACAGAGCTCAAAAAGGACATTGATGACCTGGAGCTGACGTTGGCCAAGGccgagaaggagaagcaagccaCGGAGAACAAG GTGAAGAACCTGACGGAAGAGATGGCAGCCCTGGACGAGTCGGTGGCCCGACTCACCAAGGAGAAGAAGGCGTTGCAGGAGGCCCACCAGCAGGCCCTGGGCGACCTGCAGGCCGAGGAGGACCGTGTGAGCGCTCTGGCCAAGGCCAAGCTCCGGCTGGAGCAGCAAGTGGAAGAT ttggAGTGCTCCCTGGAGCAAGAGAAGAAGCTGCGCATGGACACAGAGCGGGCGAGGCGCAAGCTCGAGGGTGACCTCAAGCTGACGCAGGAGTCAGTGACGGATGCCGCCCAGGACAAGCAGCAGCTGGAGGAGAAGCTCAAGAA GAAGGACTCGGAGCTGAGTCAGCTGAACCTGCGGGTAGAGGATGAGCAGCTCCTCGGGGCACAGCTACAGAAGAAGATCAAGGAACTGCAG GCTCGGGCAGAGGAGCTAGAAGAGGAGCTGGAGGCGGAGCGGGCGGCCCGGGCCCGCGTGGAGAAGCAGCGGGCAGAGGCGGCCCGGGAGCTGGAGGAGCTGAGCGAGCGGCTGGAGGAGGCCGGCGGGGCATCGGCGGGGCAGCGGGAGGGGTGCCGCAAGCGCGAGGCCGAGCTGGGCCGGCTGCGGCGGGAACTGGAGGAGGCGGCACTGCGGCACGAGGCCACCGTGGCTGCCCTGCGCCGCAAGCAGGCCGAGAGCGCTGCCGAGCTGGGCGAGCAGGTGGACAGTCTGCAGCGCGTGCggcagaagctggaaaaggagaAGAGCGAGCTGCGCATGGAGGTGGATGATCTGGGCGCCAATGTGGAGACTCTGGCCCGCAGCAAG GCCAGCGCAGAGAAGCTTTGCCGCACCTATGAGGATCAGCTGAGTgaggccaagatcaaggtggaGGAGCTGCAGCGGCAGCTGGCAGATGCGAGCACTCAGCGTGGGAGGCTGCAGACTGAGAGCG GGGAGCTGAGCCGCCTGCTTGAGGAGAAGGAGTCTCTGATTAGCCAGCTGAGCCGGGGCAAGGCCTCGGCCACCCAGAGCCTGGAGGAACTGCGgaggcagctggaggaggagagcaAG GCCAAGAGTGCGCTGGCTCATGCCGTACAGGCTTTGCGGCATGACTGTGACCTCTTGCGGGAGCAGCATGAGGAGGAAGTAGAGGCCCAGGCCGAGCTGCAGCGGCTGCTGTCCAAGGCCAATGCTGAGGTGGCCCAGTGGAGGAGCAAGTACGAGGCAGATGCCATCCAGAGGACCGAGGAGTTGGAGGAGGCCAA AAAGAAGCTGGCCCTGCGGCTGcaggaagcagaggagggagtGGAGGCTGCTCACGCCAAGTGCTCCTCCCTGGAGAAGGCCAAGCTGCGACTGCAGACGGAGTCAGAGGACGTGACCCTAGAGCTGGAACGGGCCACCTCAGCGGCGGCCGCGCTGGACAAGAAGCAGCGGCATTTGGAGCGGGCGCTGGAGGAGCGGCGGCGGCAGGAGGAGGAGATGCAGCGGGAGCTGGAGGCTGCCCAGAGGGAGGCCCGCAGCCTGGGCACTGAGCTCTTCCGGCTGCGACACAGCCACGAGGAGGCGCTCGAGGCCCTGGAGACGCTTAAGCGGGAGAACAAGAACCTGCAGG AGGAGATCAGTGACCTCACAGACCAGGTCAGCCTTAGCGGGAAGAGCATCCAGGAACTGGAGAAAGCCAAAAAGGCTCTGGAAGGGGAGAAGAGTGAGCTCCAGGCCgcactggaggaggctgag GGAGCCCTGGAGCTGGAGGAGACCAAGACTCTGAGGATCCAGCTGGAGCTGTCCCAGGTCAAGGCTGAGGTGGACCGGAAACTGGCTGAGAAGGATGAGGAATGCACTAACTTGAG GCGGAACCACCAGCGGGCCGTGGAGTCCCTGCAGGCCTCCCTGGATGCAGAGACAAGGGCCCGCAACGAGGCGCTGCGGCTCAAGAAGAAGATGGAGGGTGACCTCAACGACCTCGAGCTGCAGCTGGGCCATGCCACCCGCCAGGCCATGGAGGCGCAGGCAGCCACGCGGCTGCTGCAGGCCCAGCTCAAGGAGGAGCAGGCGGGGAGAGACGAGGAGCAGCGGCTGGCGGCAGAGCTCCGAGAGCAGGCGCAGGCTCTGGAGCGGCGGGCTGCGCTGCTGGCCGCGGAGCTGGAGGAGCTGCGGGCCGCGCTGGAGCAGGGCGAGCGCAGCCGGCGACTGGCGGAGCAGGAGCTGCTCGAGGCCACCGAGCGTCTTAATCTCCTACACTCAcag aACACAGGCCTCCTGAACCAGAAGAAGAAGCTAGAAGTGGATCTGACCCAGCTGAGCGGGGAGGTGGAGGAGGCTGCCCAGGAGAGGCGGGAAGCTGAGGAGAAGGCCAAAAAGGCCATCACTGAT GCGGCCATGATGGCTGAGGAGCTGAAAAAGGAGCAGGACACGAGTGCACACCTGGAAAGGATGAAGAAGACGCTGGAGCAGACGGTGCGGGAGCTCCAGGCCCGGCTTGAGGAGGCCGAGCAAGCTGCCCTCCGTGGCGGGAAGAAGCAGGTGCAGAAGCTGGAGGCTAAG GTGCGGGAGCTGGAAGCCGAGCTGGATGCAGAGCAGAAGAAGCACGCCGAGGCCCTCAAAGGGGTGCGGAAACACGAGCGCCGGGTCAAGGAGCTCGCATACCAG GCTGAGGAGGACAGGAAGAACCTGGCTCGCATGCAGGACCTGGTGGACAAGCTGCAGAGCAAGGTCAAGAGCTACAAACGCCAGTTCGAGGAGGCG gaacagcaggccagtacCAACCTGGCCAAGTACCGCAAGGCCCAGCATGAGCTGGACGACGCAGAGGAGCGGGCAGACATGGCAGAAACCCAGGCGAACAAGCTGCGGGCACGGACCCGGGATGCCCTAGGGCCCAAG CACAAGGAGTGA